From Streptomyces chrestomyceticus JCM 4735, one genomic window encodes:
- the eno gene encoding phosphopyruvate hydratase, with translation MPSIDVVVAREILDSRGNPTVEVEVGLDDGSTGRAAVPSGASTGAFEAIELRDGDPNRYQGKGVEKAVLAVIEQIGPELVGYDATEQRLIDQAMFDLDATDNKGSLGANAILGVSLAVAHAASEASDLPLFRYLGGPNAHVLPVPMMNILNGGSHADSNVDIQEFMIAPIGAESFSEALRWGTEVYHTLKKVLKSKGLATGLGDEGGFAPNLGSNREALDLILEAIKEAGYTPGQDIALALDVAASEFYKDGVYEFEGEQRTAEQMTSYYEELVGAYPLVSIEDPLFEDDWAGWNVITERLGSKVQLVGDDLFVTNPERLARGIEENSANALLVKVNQIGSLTETLDAVELAQRNGFKCMMSHRSGETEDVTIADLAVATNCGQIKTGAPARSERVAKYNQLLRIEEILDDAAVYAGRSAFPRFRLAD, from the coding sequence GTGCCGTCCATCGACGTCGTCGTAGCTCGCGAGATCCTCGACTCGCGAGGCAATCCCACGGTCGAGGTCGAGGTCGGCCTCGACGACGGCAGCACCGGCCGTGCCGCCGTTCCGTCCGGCGCCTCGACCGGCGCCTTCGAGGCCATCGAGCTGCGGGACGGGGACCCGAACCGCTACCAGGGCAAGGGCGTGGAGAAGGCCGTCCTCGCGGTCATCGAGCAGATCGGCCCGGAGCTGGTCGGCTACGACGCCACCGAGCAGCGCCTGATCGACCAGGCCATGTTCGACCTGGACGCCACCGACAACAAGGGCTCGCTCGGCGCCAACGCCATCCTCGGCGTCTCCCTGGCCGTCGCGCACGCCGCCTCCGAGGCCAGCGACCTGCCGCTGTTCCGCTACCTCGGCGGCCCGAACGCCCACGTGCTGCCGGTCCCGATGATGAACATCCTGAACGGCGGCTCGCACGCCGACTCCAACGTGGACATCCAGGAATTCATGATCGCCCCGATCGGCGCGGAGTCCTTCTCCGAGGCGCTGCGCTGGGGCACCGAGGTCTACCACACCCTCAAGAAGGTCCTGAAGAGCAAGGGCCTGGCCACCGGCCTGGGCGACGAGGGCGGCTTCGCCCCGAACCTGGGCTCCAACCGCGAGGCCCTGGACCTGATCCTCGAAGCGATCAAGGAAGCCGGTTACACCCCCGGTCAGGACATCGCGCTGGCGCTCGACGTCGCCGCCTCCGAGTTCTACAAGGACGGCGTCTACGAGTTCGAGGGCGAGCAGCGCACCGCCGAGCAGATGACCTCGTACTACGAGGAGCTGGTCGGCGCCTACCCGCTGGTCTCCATCGAGGACCCGCTGTTCGAGGACGACTGGGCCGGCTGGAACGTCATCACCGAGCGCCTGGGCTCCAAGGTGCAGCTCGTCGGCGACGACCTGTTCGTCACCAACCCGGAGCGCCTGGCCCGCGGCATCGAGGAGAACTCGGCCAACGCCCTGCTGGTCAAGGTCAACCAGATCGGTTCGCTGACCGAGACCCTGGACGCCGTCGAGCTGGCCCAGCGCAACGGCTTCAAGTGCATGATGTCGCACCGCTCCGGCGAGACCGAGGACGTCACCATCGCCGACCTGGCCGTCGCCACCAACTGCGGCCAGATCAAGACCGGCGCCCCGGCCCGCTCCGAGCGCGTCGCCAAGTACAACCAGCTCCTGCGCATCGAGGAGATCCTCGACGACGCGGCGGTCTACGCGGGCCGCTCCGCCTTCCCGCGGTTCCGCCTCGCGGACTGA
- a CDS encoding transglycosylase family protein: MRSGNGRHRRPRQAPAIFVTAGVAGGALAMPLLAASSANAADAATWDRVAQCESSGVWSANAGNGFYGGLQLTQEMWDENGGAAYASRPDLASRSQQIAVAESILAARGPDPWPSCAVNAGLKQGGSGPDVDPGGTATPSPKPSSPSPSTPPPSSEPSKPSGTPEPGGTRTPEPKPSPTGPAGTPDPSRTPDPSGTGRTQDPSRPTDPATPGDGASTSPTTPPSQGKHRGRPAEQPGTGADTGTGADTGTGTGTGSGDAGRSGGGHPSRGGDAHRTDPGAPGDYTVRPGDNLSAIAEDRGVDGGWPALYAANKGVIGGDPDLIHPGQRLELSDRQG; this comes from the coding sequence ATGCGCTCCGGGAACGGCCGTCACCGACGCCCCCGCCAGGCTCCGGCCATCTTCGTCACGGCGGGAGTCGCCGGCGGCGCCCTCGCCATGCCGCTGCTCGCCGCGAGCAGCGCCAACGCCGCCGACGCGGCCACCTGGGACCGCGTCGCGCAGTGCGAGAGCAGCGGGGTGTGGAGCGCCAACGCGGGCAACGGCTTCTACGGCGGGCTCCAGCTCACCCAGGAGATGTGGGACGAGAACGGCGGCGCCGCGTACGCCTCGCGCCCCGACCTGGCCAGCCGGTCGCAGCAGATAGCCGTCGCGGAGTCCATCCTCGCCGCGCGCGGCCCCGACCCCTGGCCGAGCTGCGCCGTGAACGCGGGACTCAAGCAGGGCGGCAGCGGGCCGGACGTCGACCCGGGCGGCACGGCCACGCCGTCCCCGAAGCCCTCCTCGCCGTCCCCGTCCACCCCGCCGCCCTCCTCCGAGCCGTCGAAGCCGTCCGGGACGCCGGAGCCCGGCGGTACGCGCACCCCGGAGCCGAAGCCGTCACCCACCGGCCCGGCCGGCACCCCGGACCCGTCCCGTACGCCGGACCCGTCCGGCACGGGCCGTACGCAGGACCCGTCGCGGCCCACCGACCCGGCCACTCCGGGTGACGGCGCCTCCACGAGCCCCACCACGCCCCCGTCACAGGGCAAGCACCGGGGCCGGCCCGCGGAGCAGCCCGGTACGGGCGCGGACACGGGTACGGGCGCGGACACGGGCACCGGTACGGGCACCGGCTCCGGCGACGCGGGCCGGTCCGGCGGGGGCCACCCCTCGCGGGGCGGCGACGCGCACCGTACGGACCCGGGCGCGCCAGGTGACTACACCGTGCGGCCCGGTGACAACCTGTCAGCCATCGCCGAGGACCGCGGGGTCGACGGGGGCTGGCCGGCGCTCTACGCGGCCAACAAAGGCGTCATCGGGGGCGATCCGGACCTTATCCACCCTGGTCAGCGCCTTGAGCTGAGCGACCGGCAGGGGTAG
- a CDS encoding cytochrome P450 family protein, with the protein MTGPAAAPACPELFTWEFASDPYPAYAWLREHAPVHRTRLPSGVEAWLVTRYTDARQALADTRLSKNPVHHSEAAHGKGKVGIPGERGANLMTHLLNIDPPDHTRLRRLVSKAFTPRRIARFAPRVQELTDSFIDSFAERGEADLIHEFAFPLPIYAICDLLGVPREDQDDFRDWAGMMIRHGGGPRGGVARSVKKMRGYLAELIHRKRETLGDEGADDLISGLIRASDHGEHLTENEAAAMAFILLFAGFETTVNLIGNGVYQLLRHPEQRQLLQKAAAEGDEGLLATGVEELLRYDGPVELATWRFATRDLTLGGQRIAEGDPVLVVLAAADRDPERFPGPDVLDLSRRDNQHLGYGHGIHYCLGAPLARLEGQTAIATLLTRLPDLRLGADPDELRWRGGLIMRGLRALPVEFTPVRG; encoded by the coding sequence GTGACCGGCCCCGCGGCCGCTCCCGCCTGCCCGGAACTGTTCACCTGGGAGTTCGCCTCCGATCCGTACCCGGCGTACGCCTGGCTGCGCGAGCACGCGCCCGTGCACCGGACGCGGCTGCCCAGCGGCGTCGAAGCCTGGCTGGTGACCCGGTACACGGACGCGCGGCAGGCGCTCGCCGACACCCGGCTGTCGAAGAACCCGGTGCACCACAGCGAGGCCGCGCACGGCAAGGGCAAGGTCGGCATCCCCGGCGAGCGCGGCGCCAACCTGATGACCCACCTGCTCAACATCGACCCGCCGGACCACACCCGGCTGCGCCGGCTGGTCTCCAAGGCGTTCACTCCGCGCCGTATCGCCCGGTTCGCGCCGCGCGTACAGGAACTGACCGACTCCTTCATCGACTCCTTCGCGGAGCGCGGCGAGGCCGACCTCATCCACGAGTTCGCCTTCCCGCTGCCCATCTACGCCATCTGCGACCTGCTCGGCGTCCCGCGCGAGGACCAGGACGACTTCCGCGACTGGGCCGGGATGATGATCCGGCACGGCGGCGGGCCGCGCGGCGGTGTCGCCCGGTCGGTGAAGAAGATGCGCGGCTACCTCGCCGAGCTGATCCACCGCAAGCGCGAAACGCTCGGCGACGAGGGCGCCGACGACCTGATCTCCGGTCTGATCCGCGCCTCCGACCACGGCGAGCACCTGACCGAGAACGAGGCCGCCGCGATGGCCTTCATCCTCCTGTTCGCGGGCTTCGAGACCACCGTCAACCTCATCGGCAACGGCGTGTACCAACTGCTGCGCCACCCCGAGCAGCGGCAACTGCTCCAGAAGGCCGCCGCCGAGGGCGACGAGGGGCTGCTCGCCACCGGCGTCGAGGAGCTGCTGCGCTACGACGGCCCGGTCGAGCTGGCCACCTGGCGCTTCGCCACCCGGGACCTCACCCTCGGCGGGCAGCGGATCGCCGAGGGCGACCCGGTCCTGGTCGTCCTGGCCGCCGCCGACCGCGACCCCGAGCGCTTCCCGGGGCCGGACGTCCTGGACCTCTCCCGCCGCGACAACCAGCACCTCGGGTACGGCCACGGCATCCACTACTGTCTGGGCGCGCCGCTGGCCCGCCTCGAAGGGCAGACCGCGATAGCCACCCTGCTGACCCGGCTGCCGGACCTCCGGCTCGGCGCCGACCCGGACGAACTGCGCTGGCGCGGCGGTCTGATCATGCGCGGGCTGCGGGCGCTGCCGGTGGAGTTCACCCCCGTACGCGGGTGA
- a CDS encoding LysR family transcriptional regulator, translating into MELQQMRYVVAVAETGGFTRAAERCHVVQSALSHQIARLEKELGARLFHRTSRSVRLTAAGEAFVPVARQALEAAERARAEVEAAAGEVRGRLAVGAISTVAAVDLARELGSYRARYPQVRISLRMEMSERLIDQVRQGSLDVAFVGLVPGARSPGVRERALAHGELVAVVPPDHPLAGREWTDLRRLAEETFVDFTAGSAARRQRDDAFRAAGLTTEVAFEVTTVEFLAKLVRAGLGIGMVPLAFAAELPGLSVVRVPDAPARVERVVWSARGPSPAAAAFLRALGVDPDEPDPGSGLRGPDPGPAVREPDPDSAVRGT; encoded by the coding sequence ATGGAGCTGCAACAGATGCGGTACGTGGTCGCGGTCGCCGAGACCGGCGGTTTCACCCGCGCCGCCGAACGCTGCCACGTCGTGCAGTCCGCGCTCAGCCACCAGATCGCCCGCCTGGAGAAGGAGCTGGGCGCCCGGCTCTTCCACCGGACCAGCCGCAGCGTGCGGCTGACGGCGGCGGGGGAGGCGTTCGTACCGGTCGCCCGGCAGGCGCTGGAGGCGGCCGAGCGGGCCCGCGCCGAGGTGGAGGCGGCGGCCGGCGAGGTGCGCGGACGGCTCGCCGTCGGGGCGATCTCCACCGTCGCGGCCGTCGACCTGGCCCGCGAGCTGGGCTCCTACCGCGCCCGCTACCCGCAGGTGCGCATCAGCCTGCGCATGGAGATGAGCGAGCGACTGATCGACCAGGTCCGGCAGGGCTCGCTGGACGTCGCCTTCGTCGGCCTGGTGCCCGGCGCCCGCAGTCCGGGCGTACGGGAGCGGGCCCTGGCCCACGGCGAGCTGGTCGCCGTCGTACCGCCGGACCATCCGCTGGCGGGCCGGGAGTGGACGGACCTACGGCGGCTGGCCGAGGAGACCTTCGTCGACTTCACGGCCGGGTCGGCGGCGCGCCGCCAGCGGGACGACGCGTTCCGCGCGGCGGGCCTGACGACCGAGGTGGCCTTCGAGGTGACCACCGTGGAGTTCCTGGCCAAGCTGGTCCGCGCCGGGCTCGGCATCGGCATGGTGCCGCTGGCGTTCGCCGCGGAACTGCCCGGACTGAGCGTGGTGCGCGTCCCCGACGCGCCCGCCCGGGTCGAACGCGTCGTCTGGAGCGCCCGCGGTCCCTCCCCGGCAGCCGCGGCCTTCCTGCGTGCCCTGGGGGTGGACCCCGACGAGCCGGACCCGGGCTCCGGTCTACGTGGGCCGGACCCGGGACCCGCCGTACGCGAGCCGGACCCGGACTCCGCCGTACGGGGGACATGA
- a CDS encoding transglycosylase family protein → MLNTKGKHRRPSKAVRVATLAGVAGAAVAVPLMGATSASAAGNNWDAVAQCESGGNWSINTGNGYYGGLQFSNSSWAAAGGTQYAPRADQASKSQQIAAAERLLAIQGPGAWTCAGGHLGQGNANAKADGGSSQGSSSHKSYKSHKSYKSERSYSAPQGTSRSEARKQGEELARKTPAPAQKSTPKSNPEGNYTVKSGDTLAKIAASHGKNWKSVYANNKSVIGGNPNLIFPGQKLAV, encoded by the coding sequence ATGCTGAACACCAAGGGCAAGCACCGTCGTCCCTCCAAGGCCGTCCGCGTCGCCACGCTGGCCGGCGTCGCCGGTGCCGCGGTGGCCGTCCCGCTGATGGGCGCCACCTCCGCCTCCGCCGCGGGCAACAACTGGGACGCTGTCGCCCAGTGCGAGTCCGGTGGCAACTGGTCGATCAACACCGGTAACGGCTACTACGGTGGCCTGCAGTTCTCGAACTCGAGCTGGGCCGCCGCCGGCGGTACCCAGTACGCCCCGCGCGCCGACCAGGCCAGCAAGAGCCAGCAGATCGCCGCGGCCGAGCGCCTGCTCGCCATCCAGGGCCCGGGTGCCTGGACCTGCGCCGGCGGCCACCTCGGCCAGGGCAACGCGAACGCCAAGGCCGACGGCGGCTCGTCGCAGGGCAGCAGCTCGCACAAGTCCTACAAGTCGCACAAGTCCTACAAGTCGGAGCGCTCCTACTCCGCCCCGCAGGGCACCTCGCGCTCCGAGGCCCGCAAGCAGGGCGAGGAGCTGGCCCGCAAGACCCCGGCTCCGGCCCAGAAGTCCACGCCGAAGTCGAACCCCGAGGGCAACTACACCGTGAAGTCCGGTGACACCCTCGCCAAGATCGCCGCTTCCCACGGCAAGAACTGGAAGTCGGTCTACGCGAACAACAAGTCCGTCATCGGCGGCAACCCCAACCTGATCTTCCCGGGCCAGAAGCTGGCCGTCTGA
- a CDS encoding MFS transporter, with amino-acid sequence MASQVEGHPGLGRGTLLLMSVATGLSVAGNYFAQPLLDVIGHDLHMGAATAALVVTVAQVGYGLGLLFLVPLGDLLERRRLAVGLTAATAVFLTVTASAPNGTLLLVGTALTGLTSVAAQVVVPYAASLAPPAERGRTVGTVMTGLLLGILLARTAAGLLADLGGWRTVYWVNAGLMLLMAVLLRLRLPALHTGAGLRYPALIRSTLALFVQEPVLRWRAALGALSFAAFSVLWTAMAFLMSGPSYGWSESAIGLLGLVGAAGSLSASVAGRLADRGLAHRVTGLGGFLLLGSWALLAAGGAGGVWPLVALLAGVVVLDAAVQAVHISNQNLVYAVRPEARNRLNSAYMTSYFVGGAVGSALTSAVWGAAGWAGVCAVGASLGAAVAAVWTAERLRARGRRPGAQSAAPEAASSADRIASR; translated from the coding sequence ATGGCTTCCCAGGTAGAGGGACATCCCGGGCTGGGGCGCGGCACGCTGCTGCTGATGTCCGTGGCGACCGGCCTGTCGGTGGCGGGCAACTACTTCGCCCAGCCGCTGCTGGACGTCATAGGCCACGACCTCCACATGGGAGCGGCCACCGCCGCACTGGTGGTGACTGTCGCGCAGGTCGGCTACGGGCTCGGGCTGCTGTTCCTCGTACCGCTCGGTGACCTGCTGGAGCGGCGGCGGCTGGCGGTGGGCCTGACCGCGGCCACCGCGGTCTTCCTGACCGTGACGGCCAGCGCGCCCAACGGGACGCTGCTGCTGGTCGGCACCGCCCTCACCGGCCTGACCTCCGTCGCCGCCCAGGTCGTCGTCCCGTACGCGGCCTCCCTCGCGCCGCCCGCCGAACGCGGCCGTACGGTCGGCACCGTCATGACCGGGCTGCTGCTGGGCATCCTGCTGGCCCGTACGGCCGCCGGGCTGCTGGCCGACCTCGGCGGCTGGCGCACCGTCTACTGGGTCAACGCGGGCCTGATGCTGCTGATGGCCGTACTGCTGCGGCTGCGACTGCCCGCGCTGCACACCGGCGCCGGACTGCGCTACCCCGCGCTGATCCGCTCCACGCTCGCCCTCTTCGTACAGGAACCGGTGCTGCGCTGGCGGGCCGCGCTCGGCGCGCTGTCCTTCGCCGCGTTCAGTGTGCTGTGGACGGCGATGGCCTTCCTGATGTCCGGCCCCTCCTACGGCTGGTCGGAGTCGGCGATCGGGCTGCTGGGCCTGGTGGGCGCGGCCGGATCGCTGTCCGCCTCGGTCGCCGGGCGGCTGGCCGACCGGGGCCTGGCCCACCGGGTCACCGGCCTCGGCGGGTTCCTGCTGCTCGGCTCCTGGGCGCTGCTGGCGGCCGGGGGCGCGGGCGGTGTCTGGCCGCTGGTGGCCCTGCTGGCCGGGGTGGTCGTCCTGGACGCGGCGGTGCAGGCGGTGCACATCAGCAACCAGAACCTGGTCTACGCGGTGCGCCCGGAGGCCCGTAACCGCCTCAACTCCGCCTACATGACGAGCTACTTCGTCGGCGGCGCGGTCGGCTCGGCGCTCACCTCGGCGGTGTGGGGCGCGGCCGGCTGGGCCGGAGTGTGCGCCGTGGGCGCGTCGCTGGGCGCGGCCGTGGCCGCCGTCTGGACGGCCGAACGGCTGCGCGCCCGCGGCAGGCGGCCCGGGGCTCAGTCCGCGGCGCCGGAGGCCGCCTCCTCGGCGGACCGGATCGCGTCCCGGTAG
- a CDS encoding DUF6479 family protein, with protein MTATIASTTPAQDGTAVQQAVDLTRDMVVGTGPLIAGIVIVAGLILAVVYGRRRRDREPDPPEPETQPTPPKNPTGYESELRDPNEVPRDGDHRLTPHELPDYGNAPTRHGADQDRERKRWQDGHSGSFGGG; from the coding sequence ATGACAGCAACGATCGCTTCGACCACACCGGCCCAGGACGGCACGGCCGTCCAGCAGGCCGTGGACCTCACGCGGGACATGGTCGTCGGCACCGGTCCGCTGATCGCCGGGATCGTCATCGTCGCGGGGCTGATCCTCGCCGTGGTCTACGGCAGGCGCCGCCGGGACCGTGAGCCCGACCCGCCCGAGCCGGAGACCCAGCCGACCCCGCCCAAGAACCCGACCGGGTACGAGAGCGAGCTGCGCGACCCGAACGAGGTGCCGCGCGACGGCGACCACCGGCTGACCCCGCACGAACTGCCCGACTACGGCAACGCCCCCACCCGGCACGGCGCCGACCAGGACCGGGAGCGCAAGCGCTGGCAGGACGGGCACAGCGGGTCCTTCGGCGGGGGTTAA